The Cupriavidus sp. EM10 genome includes a region encoding these proteins:
- a CDS encoding GMC family oxidoreductase: MSEEFDFIIVGAGSAGATLAARLTENPNTRVLLLEAGPPDKSMWIHLPIGYGKTMWDSRVNWRFETEPDPGMNNRRIYWPRGKTLGGSSSINGLIYIRGQREDYDLWSALGNEGWSFDEVLPYFRKSEGNQRGASMYHGGEGPLKISDVGKKHELIEAFIAGAEQTGVPRNDDFNGATQEGAGYYQLTTDRGRRCSTARAFLTPARNRPNLCVETEAQATGLIYEGRRVVGVNYMQAGVRRSARCRAEVLLAAGAIQSPQLLQLSGIGPKDLLAKFGIPVVQDLKGVGENLQDHLQVRLYYECTKPITTNDELNSWIGKAKIGLQWLLYRSGPLAVGINQGGCFMRALKDEHGRPVAATPDIQFHVSTLSADMAGGKVHPFSGFTLSICQLRPESKGYVRISSPDPLAAPEMQGYYLATELDQRTTIAGVRAAREIANSAAMRPYVKREFKPGPETNSDEELLEFCRNHGATIFHPIGTAKMGTDDMSVVDSRLRVHGVQGLRVVDCSVMPTLVSGNTNAPAIMVAEKAADIIREDYSGKGTGRSRSINTGKTMEIVS; the protein is encoded by the coding sequence ATGTCTGAAGAATTCGATTTCATCATTGTGGGAGCCGGCTCCGCGGGAGCCACGCTCGCAGCGCGTTTGACTGAAAACCCCAATACGCGCGTGCTTCTGCTGGAAGCGGGTCCGCCAGACAAGTCGATGTGGATTCATCTCCCGATCGGTTACGGCAAGACGATGTGGGATTCGCGTGTCAACTGGCGCTTCGAAACGGAGCCGGATCCGGGCATGAATAACCGACGGATCTACTGGCCGCGCGGAAAGACGCTCGGTGGTTCAAGCTCGATCAATGGTCTGATCTATATCCGGGGGCAACGCGAGGATTACGACCTGTGGTCGGCGCTCGGCAATGAGGGATGGTCTTTCGACGAAGTTCTGCCGTACTTCCGGAAGTCGGAAGGCAACCAGCGTGGCGCGAGCATGTATCACGGTGGCGAAGGCCCGCTCAAGATTTCGGATGTGGGCAAGAAGCACGAACTGATCGAGGCATTCATTGCGGGGGCAGAACAGACGGGTGTTCCGCGCAACGACGACTTCAACGGCGCGACCCAAGAGGGCGCTGGGTACTATCAGCTCACAACCGATCGTGGCCGCCGCTGCAGCACGGCGCGCGCCTTTCTGACGCCGGCACGGAACCGCCCGAACCTTTGCGTCGAAACGGAAGCTCAGGCGACTGGACTGATCTATGAGGGACGCCGGGTCGTTGGCGTGAACTATATGCAGGCCGGGGTCAGGCGCTCGGCTCGCTGCCGCGCCGAGGTGCTGCTGGCAGCGGGTGCCATTCAGTCACCGCAACTGTTGCAATTGTCGGGTATTGGCCCGAAGGATCTGCTCGCAAAGTTCGGGATTCCCGTCGTGCAGGATCTGAAGGGCGTTGGCGAAAACTTGCAGGATCACCTGCAGGTACGGCTCTACTACGAATGCACCAAGCCGATCACCACGAACGACGAACTCAATTCCTGGATCGGCAAGGCCAAGATTGGTCTGCAGTGGCTGCTATATCGCAGCGGTCCGCTGGCAGTGGGTATCAACCAAGGCGGTTGCTTTATGCGTGCTCTCAAGGATGAGCACGGTCGGCCGGTGGCTGCCACACCCGACATCCAGTTTCACGTCTCCACACTGTCTGCTGACATGGCCGGCGGGAAAGTTCATCCGTTCTCTGGCTTCACACTGTCGATCTGCCAACTGCGCCCCGAATCGAAGGGCTACGTGCGGATCTCTTCGCCGGACCCGTTGGCCGCGCCAGAAATGCAGGGGTACTACCTTGCGACGGAGCTCGATCAACGGACGACCATTGCTGGCGTCCGGGCCGCTCGGGAAATCGCCAATTCGGCGGCAATGCGTCCGTATGTAAAGCGCGAGTTCAAGCCTGGCCCGGAGACCAACTCTGACGAGGAACTGCTGGAGTTCTGCAGGAACCACGGCGCGACCATCTTTCATCCGATTGGCACGGCAAAGATGGGAACCGACGACATGTCGGTGGTCGATTCACGCCTGAGGGTGCACGGCGTCCAGGGCCTGCGCGTAGTCGACTGTTCGGTGATGCCGACACTTGTGTCCGGCAATACGAATGCCCCAGCCATCATGGTGGCGGAGAAGGCCGCCGACATCATTCGCGAAGACTATAGCGGTAAGGGAACGGGCCGGTCCCGAAGCATCAATACAGGGAAAACCATGGAGATTGTCTCGTAG
- a CDS encoding YeiH family protein, producing MSTAPAPSTASSIAPPSGLTLWRQRILTLIPLAAIAWLAQSLANHPTISGYGLSALTLAIGAGMVAANTMPKEWLMPLAPGMQFARHYLLRWGVALYGLRLTFGAIAALGVGGVVLPLAMLVGTLIVGTWLGSSVLGLSRREAILVSAGSAVCGAAAAIAVSSVVRTNDRQTAVAVATVVLFGTAGMFLYPWMYELLTQHWHLAISEKSFGIFTGATLHEVAQVIAAGKMVSDATADAAVVTKMVRVLALAPLLLVMALWPKTSWSQESSDSRNLRGLLKSVPWFAIAFVAVMGVNSAELVPSAWKPGLTALDNWMLACAMLAIGLQTRIGDLLRAGRAPLVLAGLLFVFLMVAGAALGMLLV from the coding sequence ATGTCGACTGCGCCGGCCCCTTCCACTGCTTCATCCATCGCCCCTCCGTCGGGATTGACCCTATGGCGGCAGCGCATCCTGACGCTGATTCCGTTGGCCGCAATCGCGTGGCTCGCGCAATCGTTGGCGAACCATCCGACCATTTCGGGATACGGTCTCTCGGCGTTGACGCTTGCCATTGGCGCGGGCATGGTGGCAGCTAACACCATGCCCAAGGAGTGGCTTATGCCACTGGCGCCGGGGATGCAATTTGCCCGGCACTACCTGCTGCGCTGGGGTGTTGCCCTCTATGGGCTTCGCCTGACGTTTGGCGCGATTGCGGCCCTTGGGGTCGGTGGTGTGGTCCTGCCACTGGCGATGCTTGTTGGAACCCTGATTGTCGGAACCTGGCTAGGATCCAGCGTGTTGGGTCTGAGTCGGCGTGAAGCCATACTGGTGAGCGCCGGGAGCGCGGTGTGTGGTGCAGCGGCAGCAATTGCGGTGTCGTCCGTCGTGAGGACCAATGACCGGCAAACCGCAGTGGCGGTCGCGACGGTCGTGCTGTTTGGTACTGCGGGAATGTTCCTTTACCCTTGGATGTATGAACTGCTGACCCAGCACTGGCACCTGGCCATTAGCGAGAAGAGCTTCGGCATTTTTACTGGTGCAACGCTGCATGAAGTTGCCCAGGTGATCGCGGCAGGCAAGATGGTGAGCGACGCCACGGCCGATGCGGCTGTCGTCACCAAGATGGTCCGGGTGCTGGCATTGGCGCCGCTGCTGCTAGTCATGGCGCTCTGGCCGAAGACCAGTTGGTCGCAGGAATCCAGCGACTCGCGAAATCTGCGGGGCCTGCTTAAGTCGGTCCCCTGGTTCGCGATCGCATTCGTCGCCGTGATGGGTGTGAATTCCGCTGAGTTGGTACCGTCGGCCTGGAAACCCGGGCTGACAGCGCTGGACAACTGGATGCTCGCCTGTGCGATGCTGGCCATTGGGCTGCAAACACGCATTGGTGATCTCCTCCGCGCGGGACGAGCGCCATTGGTACTCGCGGGTCTGCTGTTCGTCTTTCTTATGGTGGCCGGTGCGGCGCTCGGCATGCTCCTCGTCTGA